From Eriocheir sinensis breed Jianghai 21 chromosome 65, ASM2467909v1, whole genome shotgun sequence, one genomic window encodes:
- the LOC126987470 gene encoding uncharacterized protein LOC126987470 encodes MAVTGNKKTCIFSIHSLKKAIKKLIRKTRPAKEEKKAKEDKVYRVDFEAEIEDNLANEALEARFIQIIEASPAALDLNLNLKGSLVVGAAPEMDIQFGTFWTIEDNDGWDLCRDLFMTPPAASPAPTQAA; translated from the coding sequence ATGGCAGTCACTGGCAACAAGAAAACCTGCATCTTCAGCATCCACAGCCTCAAGAAGGCTATTAAGAAGCTCATCAGAAAGACACGCCCCgccaaggaggagaagaaggcgaaggaagacAAAGTCTACCGCGTGGACTTCGAGGCCGAGATCGAGGACAACCTTGCCAATGAAGCTCTGGAGGCTCGCTTCATCCAGATCATCGAGGCCTCGCCCGCCGCCCTCGACCTCAACCTCAACCTGAAGGGGTCGCTGGTGGTCGGCGCCGCGCCCGAGATGGACATCCAGTTTGGAACCTTCTGGACCATCGAGGACAACGACGGCTGGGACCTGTGCCGGGACCTGTTCATGACGCCGCCCGCCGCGAGCCCCGCCCCCACCCAGGCAGCGTAG